The genomic segment GTAGATTTTTTGTTATAGCTGGGTGTGATGCGCCTGGAAAAGGTAGAGAGTATTATAGAGAACTTGCACTATCTTTGCCTAAGGATTGTGTGATACTTACATCTAGTTGCGGTAAGTTTAGATTTAATGATATTGATTTTGGAATGGTGCCTGATACGCAAATACCAAGATATATAGACTTAGGTCAGTGTAATGATAGCAATGGCGCTGTAAAAATAGCTCTTGCTTTAAGCGAAGCAACCGGTATAGCGGTAAATGACCTACCTATTTCAATAGTGCTTATGTGGATGGAGCAAAAAGCCGTTATTATACTTCTTGCTTTATTTAGCTTGGGTATCAAAAATATAAATGTAGGTCCTACATTGCCTAAATTTTTTAATGATGAGATAGTAAATTTCTTGGTAGAAAAATTTAATGTTAGGCTTATAAGTGGCGATGCAAAAGCTGATTTGGAGTATTATTTGAGCAAATAAATACTTTAACTTCTCTAAGAAATTTCTTAGAGAAGGTCATTTTATATCTTTTATTTTTTCTAAAAATTTTTCCGGCGATATATACCCTATCGTTCTTTTGTGTGAAATTTCTTGTTTGTCTTTAAACAACAATAAAGCGGGTGGATTTATAAGACCAAAGTTTTGAAGTAGCTTTGTATTTTCATCCTTGTTTTCGCTTACATCAATTTTTACAAGTTTAAACTCTTTTAATTTTTGCATTACATCTTTATCTTTAAATGTTTTGCTATCAAGTTCCAAACAACTAACACACCAACTAGCCCAAAAATCAACCAAAATAGGCTTATCTGATGTTTGTATGATTTTGTTTAAATCATTTAGTGTTTTTACTTTTTCAAATTTGGTTTGATTATCGCTTTGTGTGTTTGAGCTTATATGTAGTCCTTCTAACGGCGAAAGTGGGTCTTTTGAGCCTATAAAGCTTCCAAAAATAAGCATTAAAGAGTATATAAATATAAGTATAGCCGATGATTTTTGAAACTTCTCTATGCCATTTTTTGCACTTTCAAAAGCTCCTATATAAACAGCCCATATAACACCTATAACACCATATCCCAAAAGCTCAAAGAAGCTACCAAGTATTCTTGATAAAAGCCATATAGCCATTATAAGCATTAAAAATCCAAATGTATACTTTATGGTATCCATCCAAATTCCTGGTTTTGGTAAAATTTTTCCGCTACTAAGTCCTATGATAAGTAAAGGCACACCCATTCCTATACCCATGACAAAAAGCATAAGCCCACCATAAAATAAATTTCCGGTTTGTGATATATAAAGAAGTGCTCCAGCTAAAGGTGCAGCAATGCAAGGTGAGACTATCAATGCCGATGCAAAACCCATGATAAAAACACCAATCATACCTTTTTTATTGCTTGTTTTTTTGTTTATAAGGTTTTCAAGTTTTGATGGTAATTTAATGTCATAAAATCCAAACATGCTAAATGCTAGGGCTACAAAAATAAGGCTAAAACCACCAAGAACCCATGAATTTTGTAGCAATCCTTGAACACCTACACCTACGATACTTGCTAAAACACCAGCTATAGCATAGGCTAAACTCATAGCAAAAACATACACAGCTGATATTAAAAAGCTATTTTTTGAAGTTTCACTCTTTGATACTATAATGCTTGAAAGTATCGGTATCATAGGAAAAACACAAGGTGTAAGAGATAGCAATAGTCCAAATCCAAAAAATGTAGCTAGTGATAAAAATAGACCATTTGATGATAATTTACTTGCGATGTCTTGTTCTTCTGATAAAATTATCTCTTTTTCTTTGTCTTTTTTTAACTCTTGAAGTGCAATTTTTCCAAAATTTTCACTTATATGGTATTTTTTAAATTGTGGCTGATAACAAATTCCATTTTCCGCACAGCCTTGATATTCTAAATTTAGTGTGTTTTTATTGTCTGTTAGGTATTTTTGAATAAGCTTAGTGGGTATAAATATACTAAAATCTTTATCAAAAATTTCATAGTCTTTTTTAACTACTGCTTTTGGCATATTTAGTATATCTAGTATGCTTGTTTCGTTTATCTTTACGTTAAAAGTTTTTTTATAGACATATATATCTTTTCCTAGTTGGAATTTTATTTCCACATCATCGCTTGTTATGTGGTTGCTTATTTTAAAAGCTTCGTTTGTGTTTAAAACATCAGCAAAGCCAAAAGAGTATAAAAAGCTAATTAATAGTATAATTTTTTTTATCATTTTGCCTCTATATTAGATTGTTGCTTCTGATTTTACTTAAAAATATTAAATTTTTTCTAACTTGATATATAACACAATTTCATTAATTTTTTTGTAATTATATTTATGTTGTTATGTTTTTGTATTAAATTTTGATAACCGTTTTTATTTTTATTAAAGTTAAAATGTAGTAAAGTTATATCTTATATTTGATTAAACATGGAAAATTATTATGAAAAAAATTATTGTATTTTTATTTTTGCTATTTGCTCCTTTGATTTTAACTGCTAAAAGTGATGATTTTGCAAAAACTACTCAAGATATCAAAGATGCTTTAAATGTTGTTATAAAAGAGTATGAAGCTGGTAATGTTGATAAAGCTAAAACAGATGTTCAAAATGCTTATTTTGGTCTTTTTGAAGATATAGAAGGGGCTATTAGGATAAATCTTTCTGCTAAGAAAGCCTATCTTATGGAAAAGCAATTTGGAGATATAAGAAAAGCTATTAAAAAAGGCGAAACTGTCGCTCAAATTCAAAGTAGGGTTGATCAACTAAGCAAAGAACTCGATGAGGTTTTGCCTATAATTTTAAATGGACACAGGCTAGTTGGCGAGTATTCTGATACACCTAGCAATGAAGTTGGTGTAGCTGAGCTTGATTCGCAAAATTTTGCACCTGAGTGGAAATTTGTTTTTGAAAACATTAAAAATAGCTTGGAGTTAGCAAAACAAAACTATCAAGATGACAAAAAAGAAGAGGCTAAAAAAGCCGTTGAAGATGCTAAATTTGTCTATTATAGAAATACAAAACTAGAAGAAGCTATCAGAAAATATGCTGATAAAGGGCAAAGCTTAGATGGCGATATACAAAGAAAGATGAATGAAGCTATAGTTGGAACAAAAAATTCAATCACAAAAGATGATTTTGATACAAAAATAGATCATATTATAAGCCTAACTCACAGTGCTATATCAAAACTACCTGCTGAAGCTACAAAAATAGCTGATGTTAAACTACCTGATGATTTTAGCGATGAAGGTAATGGAACTGATTTTACAAGCGTTGTAGTAAGCATTAACACAAAAATGCAACAAGCACTTGATAGATACTTAAAAGGTGAAATTGATGGTGCAATGGGCGATGCTCAGGATATATACTTTGATGATTTTGAAGCAAGCGGTATGGAAAATAAAATAGGTGCTATAAATGTAAATCTTAAAACTACGATAGAAGCTAGTTTTGGTTCTGTTGTATCTTTGATGAAATCAGGAGCAAATAAAGAATCTATCCAAGAAGCTTTAACTAAGCTTGATTCTCAGCTAAAAGAGGCTTTGGAATTAACCAGCACTCAAAGCTCGCCTTGGACATTATTTGTTTGGTCTTTGACTATTATACTTAGAGAGGGATTTGAGGCACTTATTATAGTTGCTGCTGTTGTTAGTTATCTGCTAAAAACCGGCAATGCAACAAAAATGAATAAAATCGTATATAGCTCTATAATAACAGCTGTTGTTTTAAGCTTCGTTATGGCGTATGCTATGAACTTGATATTTGCTCAAGCTGCTGGACAAAAAAGAGAGCTTTTTGAGGGCATAACAATGCTTGTAGCTGTCGGATTTTTATTTTATGTCGGATTTTGGTTACTTTCAAATGCCGGAGCTAAAAAATGGAGTGCTTATATACAAAGCAATATTACCCAGTCATTAACTTCTAACTCTATTATGGCGCTTTGGTGGACTGTATTTTTGGCTGTATTTAGAGAGGGTGCTGAAACAGTATTGTTTTATCAAGCTTTGATATTTGATGCTAAAGATAGTGCTCCAGCTCTTGCAATGATTGGTAGTGGATTTGTTGTAGGTCTTGTTATATTATTGGTAGTATATTTTGTATTTAAAATATTTGCTGTAAAAATTCCTATCAAACCTTTCTTTATATTTACATCAGCAATTATTTTTTATATGTCTATAGTTTTTGTAGGTAAGGGTATAATGGAACTTGTAGAAGGAAAGATTTTTGTTCCTACAATAATAGATGGATTGCATTTTCCACCATTCTTTAACACATGGCTTGGATTTTATGCTTATTATGAGACTTTGATTCCACAGATTATTATGATTTTATCATTGGTATTTGGAATTTTTATTATGAAGAAAAAACAAATACAATAAAAAACTTTAAACAAGGAGAAAAAATGAACAAGTTTTTAAGTTCTGCATTAGCAGTAGGTCTTTTTGGCACTTTGAGCATGGCTGGTGAGTTTCCTATAGGTGAGCCTGTAGAAATCAATGGAATGGAGATAGCTGCTGTTTATCTACAACCAGTTGATATGGAACCAAAAGGTATGGATTTGGCTCCTAGTCAAGCTGATATACACCTAGAAGCTGATATACATGCTATCAAAGGAAATAAAAATGGTTTTGGTGAAGGCGAGTGGATGCCATATCTAAAAATTGCTTATGAGCTAAAAAATCTTGATAATGGCAAAATGAAAAAAGGAACTTTTATGCCTATGGTTGCTTCTGATGGTCCTCACTATGGTGCAAACCTAAAAATGGATGCTGGCATAGGCAACTATGAGTTGAAATTCCATATTGACAACCCAGAAAAACAAGGTTTTGGAAGACATGCTGATAAAGAAACAGGTGTTGGTAAATGGTTTGAAGCTTTTGATGTAACTTATAACTTCAAATGGACAGGCGGTCCTGTAAAATAATTTTTAAAGGGTGCTAATCACCCTTTTTATCCATCAAATAAATAGTTAGGACTTTTATGTCAATTTATTTCTTTCATGTTATATCTTCGTTTTTTGGTTTAGTCTTTTTTGCTGCCTTAAGTAACAAAACAAAATCTATTAAAATCATATTTTTACCATCTATCATAGGTGTTTTACTTGGTATATTGATTTTTAAATTTGCTAGATATTTTTTAATTGATAGCTATGTTAAGATATTTTTTGATTATATTGCTATTTTATTTTTAATAATATCTTGCTTTTGTATTTTTTTTGAATTTAAGCCAGTAAAAATTTTTACATTTGGTGTATTATCCTTATGTTTTGGTTTTTCTTATAGTTTAAATAGCTCTCTTTTTCCGCTATTTGACTCTCAGCTGCTTGATACAATGTCTATAATAAGCTTTTTCTTGATGCTTCTTGGTATGCTATTTTCTATCTTTATCTTTTTCTTAATCTCAAATTTAAAAGATAAAATTTGTACTCATATTGTTAAAACAGCATCATTTTTAGTTGTGGTGGTTTTATTGTTAGAAAAGATATCTCAAGCACTATTAGAATCGATGCGAGCAGGCATAGTAGCTACTCACTCTTGGCTTTTGTCGTTGGTTGCAAAAGGCATATATTTTAATAGTTTTGCTATTTATTTTTATGTTGCTTTGTCTATTATTATCGCACTTTTTGCTTTAAAATCAGCTCCAAAACTACATAGTAAAGATGAGATTGGTTCAAAAGAGTATCGCTTTTTGAAAGCACAAAGAAATTTTATATTTTCAAATTTCAAATATTCATTTTATATTATTTTTATATCTTTATGTTTTGTATTGTATTATGATTTGTATGCTTCAAAACCACCGCAAATATCAGACCCTACATATGTAGAGCCAAAAAATGATAAATTTGTTTTTGATGTAAAAGAATTAAGCGACAATAAGCTTCATAGATATGCTTATATAACAGATGAAGGTAAAGAGGTTAGATTTTTCTTGCTTAATCGTTTTGCTGATAGGGCTTCACCTGTCATAGTCTTTGATGCTTGTATGATTTGTGGCGATATGGGTTATATAAAACAAGACAATGACCTTATATGTATATCTTGTAATGTAAGGATATTTCTACCTTCTGTCGGCAAGCAAGGTGGTTGCAACCCAGTTCCTATGGAGTTTGAGTTTGATGGTGAGTATGTTACCGTTGATAGACAAACCATTGTTGATGGATCTGGCTACTTTAGCAAAGTGGTTGAAAAAATGGTTCTTGATCCGGTTTCAAAAAAAGAAGTTAGCAATCTAACATCAAAATCATATTTGTATTATGGGCATACATACTTTTTTGAAAATGAAAAAACTCAAGCCACTTTTGAAGCAAATCCTGAAAAATTTGTAGATACAAATGGGACATTAAAATGAAAAACACACATTTTCTTATGATTATAAACTCGCTTACTCGCTCAAAACTTCAAAAGCTTATGGCTTTTGTAACTGTGTGTTTGGCATCAACTCTTATTGCTTGTATGCTAAATATCACTTTAAAAATAGGCGATGAGGTCGCTAGTGAGCTTAGATCTTATGGTTCAAATATAGTTGTTTTACCAAGAGGAGAGAGCCTTAGTATAGAGATAGAAGGTAGAAACTTTACACCCTTAAAATCTCAAAATTTCTTAAACGAATCAGACCTATATAAGATAAAAGAGATATTTTGGAGAAATAACATAGTCGCTTTTTCTCCTTTTTTGGAAGGTAAAATGAATGATAGCAAGGGTAGAAACTTTTCTATTATGGGAACATATTTTGATAAAAATATTGGCCTTGCTGATGAGCCTGAGTTTAGCACAGGTGCTAAAAGTTTATTTGGCTTTTGGGGAGTTGTTGGAAACTGGGTAAAAGATGATAGCTTAGATGAGGCTTTGGTTGGAGAGAAATTATCGCAAGAATTATCTATCAAGGTTGGAGATGTTTTAAACTTTAACGGCAATGATATTAAGGTAGTTGGTATTTTAAAGGGTGCCGGAGATGAAAGCGGTAAGCTGATAGTTTCTTTAAAACTAGCACAAAAACTTTTTGATAAAATGGGTAAATTTCAAAAAGCTGAAGTTTCTGCTATGACAATACCAGAAAATGATTTATCTTTAAAAGCTAGAAAAAATTTAGATGATTTAGATAGTGCGGAGTATGACAAATGGTATTGTTCTGCCTATGTTAGCTCTATAGCTTACCAAATAGAAGAGAACTTTTCAGGTGTAAGTGCAAAGCCTAGTTTGCAAGTAAGTGATGCTGAAAGCCACATAGTAAAAAAGATACAAAGCCTAATGGGTATAGTTAGTATTATAGCTCTTTTTGTTTCATCCATTGGTATCACATCTTTGATGACTAGTGAAATTTATCGTAGAAAAAAAGAGATAGGGTTACTAAAAGCATTGGGTGCTAGTAACTTTGCGATATATACTCTTTTTACAAGTGAAAGTTTGGTTGTTGCATTTATAGCTGGATTGGTCGGTTCTTTTATCGGTTATGTTGTTAGTTATTTTGTTGCTTATACTATTTTTTCACACGGTATTGGGCTTGCTTTGATTATTATTCCACTTAGTGTGTTTTTCTCGCTTTTGGTTAGTATTATTGGTTCTATAATCCCTATGAAAAGCTTGATAAATTTACTTCCGGCGGAGGTATTATATGACCGTAAATAATAAATTTATTATGAACTTAGTGTATAAAAGCTTAAAAAATAGTTCGCTTCGCGGAGCTGTTATTGCTGTTTGTATCTTTATAGGTGCTTGTGTGTGTGCAGCTTTTGTAAATGTTTATTTGGATATAGATTCTAAGGTTTCAAGGGAGTTAAAAACTTATGGTGCAAATATGGTTTTTGTTCCTGCGGATATGGCGAAAAATGAATTTATAGATGAAAGCTTGATACAAAAAGCAAAAGAGAGTATCAATAAGCAAAATCTCATAGGTTTTGGCTCTTATCTGTTTTCCCAGTCAAACATAGGACCTACTGATGCTATTATAATGGGTGTAAATTTTAGCTCACTTAAAAAAATCAAACCATTTTTAGAGCTACGAGAAGGCTCTATGATTAATGTTGATTTTGATGATAAAAATGCCCTAATCGGGGTTGATTTGGCAAAGCAGACAGGTTTTAAGGTAGGAGACTTGATAGATATAAGAACTACCGGTTCAAATAAAGTAACAAAGGTTCGCATAAAAGGCATAGTTGCTAGTGGCGATAAAGAAGATACTTTGCTTATAGTATCTCTTGGCTTAGCACAAGAAATTTCTAATTTGAAAAATAAGATAAACTATGCCGAAGCTGTTGTTTTGGGTTCTTTTGGCGAGATACAAACATTATCAAATAAATTAAGCAATGATGGATTTGTTGCAAGACCGGTAGCTAAGGTCTCAAAATCAGAGGGTATGATACTTGATAAGATTAAGCTTTTAATGGCACTTGTTTCGCTTGTTATTTTGCTTATAACTTCTATGTGTGTAAATACGACATTATCGGCTATAATGCTTTCTAGGTCAAAAGAGATAGCTTTGATGAGAGCGCTTGGTGCTAGCAATAAAAATATTTTAAATCTTTTTAGTTTAGAAATTTTTTCTTTAGCTTTTATTTGCTCAATTTTTGGTGCATTTTTTGGATATATTTTGGCTCAAATTTTAGGTTTTGTTATTTTTGATTCTAGTATAGATTTTAGGATTTTAAGTATCCCTATCGCTGTTTTTATATCCTTACTTTTTGCTACGATTGCATCTTTTTATCCTATAAGAAGAGCATTGGGCGCTAATATGGCTGAAATTTTAAGAGGAGAATAGATGAATGCTTTAGAACTCAAAAGTGTGTGTAAACATTTTGGTGATGTTAAAGCTCTTGATGATATAAGTTTTGATGTTAAGCGAGGCGAATGGCTTAGCGTTATGGGGCCTAGTGGTTCTGGTAAATCAACTTTGGTTAATATATTGTCTTTGATGGATACACCAACTAGCGGTTTTTATATTTTAGGTGGCGATGACGCTAGCAAGCTAAGCCCTGATGATACTTTGAAATTTAGGCGTGAAAAGATAGGTCTTATCTTTCAGCAATTTCATCTTATACCTTATTTGAATGCTATTGAAAATGTAATGATAGCACAGCATTATCATAGTAGTGTTGATAAAGATGATGCGATAAAAGCCTTAGAGATGGTTGGTCTTGGCCATAGGCTTGATCACTTACCTAGCCAGTTAAGTGGCGGGGAACAACAACGTTTGTGTATAGCTCGTTCTTTGATAAACGACCCAGAGATACTTATAGCCGATGAGCCAACAGGTAATCTTGATGAGGCAAATGAGAGAGTGATACTTGATCTTTTTTGCAAGCTTAAAGAACAAGGTAAAACTATATTACTTGTAACTCATAATCCTGATTTGGGAGAGTATGGCGATAAAATCGTATATTTAAGACACGGAAAATTAGAAAAAATACGTGTGATTGAGAATAATAAATGAAAAAATATATAAAATATTTATTTGTTGGATTTATTGCTGTATTTTTTATCTCTTGTAATGACAAGTATAGCAAAAATCACATACTCTTAAATGACACACAAGGCATAAAAACAGAATATTTTCCTACCGATAGGCGTTTGAAAATAGGAGATAAACCATACTTTTTATTCTTTTTTAGTTCAAGTTGCGGGGTTTGCAAGGCTCAAATTCCTATTTTAAACGAATTAAATTCAAAATTCGGCGATAAAATTCAATTTGTCGGTGTTTTAGGTGGCACTAGGGGTTTTGATAAAGATATCGAGCTTTTAAAACAACACAATATAGAGTTTAAAACAACTAGCGATAAGGTTTCTGTTGATTATTTTAGCAGGGCTGTTGGTGGAGTTATGGGTGTTCCTGCAAGTTTTATATTTGACAAAAATGGAAAAATGGTTGAAAAATTTATCGGACTTATCCCTGAAAACACACTAAAAGAAAAGATTAAATTTTATACAAACTAAATCAAATATCAGTAGTTTTTCTGCTGATATTTTTTTATACAAATCTAAAATTCACAACTATATTTTATTTTTAAAAATGACTTATAAATTATAATGATATAATTTTAATAGGTTGATTTTAAGGGGGATTTTATGAATAAAAATATAGATTTGTTAAGAGCTAGAAGTTATTATTATGAGTTTTTTGCAACACCGTTTTTTTTCTACGAAGATGATAGAAAATTTTCAATTTGGAAAGAACAGCTAGCTTATATTCAGCAAAATCCTTTATCTCAAAGCGATAGCGAAAACTTTCAAATTTTAAATACTTTTGACTTTGATTCTTTTAAAAAAGAGCAAAATGATGTCTTATTTGATTTTAGTTATACAAACATACCATTAAGTGCTAGTTTTTACGAAGAGGGTAGAGATGATGGTGCTGCTAGGCTTAGGGTTATTGAAATTTTAAAAAAAAGTGCTTATTATAGAGACTTTTCAAAATGTAAAGATAGTGAAGATTTTGTAGGATTTATATTCCTTGCAATGAAAACTTTTATAATTGATGAGATAACAAATGATACAAATTTGAGTTTAAGCACCGAGTTGTTTTCTAGTGTTATAAATGGCTTTATAGATGAGCTTTGTGACAAACTTTACTCTCACGAAAAATCAGTATTTTTTAAAGCAATAGCTCAAATTTTAAATACCTTTATAGCTCTTGAAAGATCTATCCTTGGCATAGAAGCACCATACTTTAAGCCAGATCAGCAAAGTGTGGCTGATAAGGCTTTAAACAAAGTTCCATTTAAAACAAAAATGCCTACACCAAAATCAAAAATTCATTGGGAAGAATTCACAGCTTTATGATTCAGGTTTTAAAATATTAAATAGTACTGCATAAAAAGCACTATTTGTTGTCTAAAATTTTTAAAATCTCTTTGCTATCTTGGTATAACTCATTTTTTGCATAAATTTCATATTTACCAAGTTTTACATCATCTAGTATTATTATCGGATTTAGGCTCATTGTTCCGCTTAATTCTTCTCTTATTTTAAGCTCGTTTTCTATGCTTAATGGGTTTTTGCAAAGTTGTGTTGTGTCTTTGAAATTTGTATTAAAAAGAGTGTTAAATCTCGATATTGATAAAAGCACGATTCCATCACGCAAATTTGTATTTTCATCTACTTGTTCTTGTAAATTAAACTTTATAAAATTTCTTTTAAAATTTGAATAAAGCATAAAATAACTAGGTATTGTTTTGCCATCAAACTTAACAAATGCCCTAAGAAGTCGGTAGTTTAAGAAAGAGTTTCTTTTTAGAGTAAAGATTATCCCTTTTTCTTCACACTCTCTTACGTTTTTATAAAGTTCTAATCTCTCTTCTATGCTTCCGGGCATTATCCTTGCATTTATTTCGCTACAAAGTTCGCTAAGTGGAAGCTTTTGTGCCTCTCTTTGTTTAGAAAGTCCAAATATACAGCCACAATAATTTTGATGATATAATTTATCTTTTTTTGCTAATGTAAATTGTTTGTTTGTTCCACCATTTTTGCGGTAATCTTTTGCATAAATTTCTATCTGTGTGTTTTCAACAGCCTTTTTTAAAGAATTTGTTAATTGTTCAAAGTCTTTTTTTGGACTCATTAAAAGAGTGGTCGTTATGGTTTTTTCTCCTATTTCGGTAGCTTTTTTTGCACTATTTCCAACCCTAAAATCAAAACAATAACTACATCTTTTGCCTTTTTCTGGCTCATCTTCTAGTCCTTTTGTGCCTTGTAACCAACTATCATAGTCATAATCCCCACAAATAAGCTTTATTCCAAGCTTATCACAAGAGCGTTTTACATCTTCAAATCTTAGTAAAAACTCACTATATGGATGTATGTTTGGGTCATAAAAATAACCAACCAAATTCTCATCTGGCAAATCAGCTCTTAATTTTTGTAAAAAATAATGACTATCAACAGAACAACAAATATGAATCAACATCCTTTAACCAAAAATTTCAAATTTTTCAAATAAATCAGGGTTGTCTTTGACTATCCCCCTTTTTATAAGGCTATCAACTACTTCACGAGTACAGTCAGTTTGTTTTGGCCATTCTCTTTCGTATCCATCTTGTGTATTTTTTGGTGTTGCATCTACACAAAATCTACTATCTTTTATATAAATATCACGGATAGCATCTATATTGTTTACTACTCTCCAAGTTAGCATGTATGGGTTATTTATCCTGTTTTGTTCATTAACAAATATGAGAATTTTAAAATAATCTTTTATTTCTAATAACTTTTCAAAGAGATCTTTTATTGGCTCTTTTTTTGCAAATTTTATTATACATATTGGGTTTTTTGTATCTGTTTTGTATTGTTTAAGTTCTAAAATATCATTTGAAATTTCTTTAAACTTAGCCAATAATTCATTATCGCTTATGGTATTTATACCATCATCGGACAAATCCATTGTGGCATCTATGCCTAGTTTTCCGCCATAACAAGAGTTTGGCGAAGCGTGATCTAGCTGGTCGCAAACCCCTTCTGATATAAGAAGTGATTTTTCTCCAAAACGATTTAGAACATAGGTACTAAACGCATCTAAATTTTGTAGTTCCGGCGCATTTTCATCAACAAAAATAGCATGTTTTACAAAGCTCATCTGTCCAACACCCCAAAAAGCATGCATTGCTTGTTTGGCGTGACCTGGATAAAGGGTTTTTAGTTTTGCTAAGATTAGATTGTGAAAAACACCATTTTCTGGCATATAATAATCATTTAGTTCAGGCACTGTTGTTTTTAAAAGCGGTAAGAAAATTCTCTCTGTAGCCCAACCCATATATTTGTCCTCAAGCGGTGGTTTCCCGACAACTGTTGCATGAAATATAGGATCTTTTTTTTGTGTGATAGCAGTTACATCCATAACCGGAAAAGGCTCTATCGGGGTATAAAAGCCAGTATGATCTCCAAAAGGACCTTCAAGCTCAGTCTTGCTCGTATCTACAAATCCCTCTATAACAAAATCAGCATCGTGAGGTACTAAAATATCATTTGTTATGCTTTTTACAAGTTTTGCCGGTTCTTTTCTTATAAAACCATACAATAAAAGCTCAAAAATACCCTTAGGCAATGGCGCCTGACCGCACCAAATATACAAAGGATCTCCGCCTATAGCTACACTAACTGGCATTTTCTTGCCTGCTTTTTTGTATTCGTGAAAAAAATTTGCACCATCTTTGTGTATCTGCCAATGCATACCAAGCCTGTTCTTATCATATATTTGTAATCTATACATGCCTAGGTTTGAAAGTTCTCCATTAAGGCTTTTGGTATAAACTTGCCCCATTGTTATAAATCTTCCGCCATCAAGCTCCCAAGTTTTTAGCGCTGGAAGGTCAAGTAAATTTACATCTTCGTTAAGGTGTACTATTTCTTGAGCTTGTGCATTTTTATCTATTTGCTTTGTAAAAACTTTTTTCATGCTAAACAGATATGATAAAAAATCAATTTTTTGCATTAAATTTTTTGGTTTTTTTGGTTTTAAAAGAGCTTGAATTTCATCTGCTATATCATCAGGATGTCTTTTAAAAATTAGCTCTAATGCTTTTTTTGAGCCATATATGTTCGTTAA from the Campylobacter pinnipediorum subsp. pinnipediorum genome contains:
- the dsbD gene encoding protein-disulfide reductase DsbD — protein: MIKKIILLISFLYSFGFADVLNTNEAFKISNHITSDDVEIKFQLGKDIYVYKKTFNVKINETSILDILNMPKAVVKKDYEIFDKDFSIFIPTKLIQKYLTDNKNTLNLEYQGCAENGICYQPQFKKYHISENFGKIALQELKKDKEKEIILSEEQDIASKLSSNGLFLSLATFFGFGLLLSLTPCVFPMIPILSSIIVSKSETSKNSFLISAVYVFAMSLAYAIAGVLASIVGVGVQGLLQNSWVLGGFSLIFVALAFSMFGFYDIKLPSKLENLINKKTSNKKGMIGVFIMGFASALIVSPCIAAPLAGALLYISQTGNLFYGGLMLFVMGIGMGVPLLIIGLSSGKILPKPGIWMDTIKYTFGFLMLIMAIWLLSRILGSFFELLGYGVIGVIWAVYIGAFESAKNGIEKFQKSSAILIFIYSLMLIFGSFIGSKDPLSPLEGLHISSNTQSDNQTKFEKVKTLNDLNKIIQTSDKPILVDFWASWCVSCLELDSKTFKDKDVMQKLKEFKLVKIDVSENKDENTKLLQNFGLINPPALLLFKDKQEISHKRTIGYISPEKFLEKIKDIK
- a CDS encoding FTR1 family iron permease, encoding MKKIIVFLFLLFAPLILTAKSDDFAKTTQDIKDALNVVIKEYEAGNVDKAKTDVQNAYFGLFEDIEGAIRINLSAKKAYLMEKQFGDIRKAIKKGETVAQIQSRVDQLSKELDEVLPIILNGHRLVGEYSDTPSNEVGVAELDSQNFAPEWKFVFENIKNSLELAKQNYQDDKKEEAKKAVEDAKFVYYRNTKLEEAIRKYADKGQSLDGDIQRKMNEAIVGTKNSITKDDFDTKIDHIISLTHSAISKLPAEATKIADVKLPDDFSDEGNGTDFTSVVVSINTKMQQALDRYLKGEIDGAMGDAQDIYFDDFEASGMENKIGAINVNLKTTIEASFGSVVSLMKSGANKESIQEALTKLDSQLKEALELTSTQSSPWTLFVWSLTIILREGFEALIIVAAVVSYLLKTGNATKMNKIVYSSIITAVVLSFVMAYAMNLIFAQAAGQKRELFEGITMLVAVGFLFYVGFWLLSNAGAKKWSAYIQSNITQSLTSNSIMALWWTVFLAVFREGAETVLFYQALIFDAKDSAPALAMIGSGFVVGLVILLVVYFVFKIFAVKIPIKPFFIFTSAIIFYMSIVFVGKGIMELVEGKIFVPTIIDGLHFPPFFNTWLGFYAYYETLIPQIIMILSLVFGIFIMKKKQIQ
- a CDS encoding iron transporter, giving the protein MNKFLSSALAVGLFGTLSMAGEFPIGEPVEINGMEIAAVYLQPVDMEPKGMDLAPSQADIHLEADIHAIKGNKNGFGEGEWMPYLKIAYELKNLDNGKMKKGTFMPMVASDGPHYGANLKMDAGIGNYELKFHIDNPEKQGFGRHADKETGVGKWFEAFDVTYNFKWTGGPVK
- a CDS encoding Fe-S-containing protein, yielding MSIYFFHVISSFFGLVFFAALSNKTKSIKIIFLPSIIGVLLGILIFKFARYFLIDSYVKIFFDYIAILFLIISCFCIFFEFKPVKIFTFGVLSLCFGFSYSLNSSLFPLFDSQLLDTMSIISFFLMLLGMLFSIFIFFLISNLKDKICTHIVKTASFLVVVVLLLEKISQALLESMRAGIVATHSWLLSLVAKGIYFNSFAIYFYVALSIIIALFALKSAPKLHSKDEIGSKEYRFLKAQRNFIFSNFKYSFYIIFISLCFVLYYDLYASKPPQISDPTYVEPKNDKFVFDVKELSDNKLHRYAYITDEGKEVRFFLLNRFADRASPVIVFDACMICGDMGYIKQDNDLICISCNVRIFLPSVGKQGGCNPVPMEFEFDGEYVTVDRQTIVDGSGYFSKVVEKMVLDPVSKKEVSNLTSKSYLYYGHTYFFENEKTQATFEANPEKFVDTNGTLK
- a CDS encoding ABC transporter permease, yielding MKNTHFLMIINSLTRSKLQKLMAFVTVCLASTLIACMLNITLKIGDEVASELRSYGSNIVVLPRGESLSIEIEGRNFTPLKSQNFLNESDLYKIKEIFWRNNIVAFSPFLEGKMNDSKGRNFSIMGTYFDKNIGLADEPEFSTGAKSLFGFWGVVGNWVKDDSLDEALVGEKLSQELSIKVGDVLNFNGNDIKVVGILKGAGDESGKLIVSLKLAQKLFDKMGKFQKAEVSAMTIPENDLSLKARKNLDDLDSAEYDKWYCSAYVSSIAYQIEENFSGVSAKPSLQVSDAESHIVKKIQSLMGIVSIIALFVSSIGITSLMTSEIYRRKKEIGLLKALGASNFAIYTLFTSESLVVAFIAGLVGSFIGYVVSYFVAYTIFSHGIGLALIIIPLSVFFSLLVSIIGSIIPMKSLINLLPAEVLYDRK